One stretch of Pseudomonas fragi DNA includes these proteins:
- a CDS encoding NCS1 family nucleobase:cation symporter-1: MQPSRSKVTERNGLYELDAGPEVLDSPRYNPDIAPTQVHERTWNKWHITALWVGMSICVPTYTLGGVLTAYFGLSVGEALLAILLANIVVLIPLTLNAFAGTKYGIPFPVLLRSSFGIIGSNVPCLIRALVACGWFGIQTLFGGLAIHLFLGSVFEGWKSLGGTGEVIGFMIFWALNLWVVLRGAESIKWLETLSAPLLVLVGLGLLVWALPNVSMTELLAQPPKRPEGASVYGYFFAGLTAMVGFWATLSLNIPDFSRYAKSQKDQILGQIFGLPLTMFLFAALGVVMTAASEKLVGVTVSDPVSLIGHIQSPGWVALAMALIIIATLSTNTAANIVSPTNDFQNIAPKLINRTTAVILTGLVGLALMAHELLKKLGLLVSDVSLETVYSNWLLGYSSLLGPIAGIMVVDYFIIRQQKLDLAGLYRDGVYPAWHWNGFIAFGVPVVLTLLSLGSNAFSWFYDFGWFTGSLLGAGIYYALHRLGSQQVETVEGSV; encoded by the coding sequence ATGCAACCGAGCAGATCAAAAGTCACCGAACGTAACGGCTTGTACGAATTGGACGCCGGGCCTGAAGTCCTCGACAGCCCCCGCTATAACCCAGACATCGCCCCCACCCAGGTGCACGAACGCACCTGGAACAAATGGCATATCACCGCCCTGTGGGTCGGTATGTCCATTTGCGTGCCCACCTACACCCTGGGCGGGGTGCTCACGGCTTACTTCGGGCTGTCAGTCGGCGAGGCACTGCTGGCAATTTTGCTGGCCAATATCGTGGTATTGATCCCACTCACCCTCAACGCTTTTGCGGGCACCAAATACGGCATTCCCTTTCCGGTGTTGCTGCGCTCTTCCTTCGGCATTATCGGCTCCAACGTACCGTGCCTGATCCGCGCCCTGGTGGCGTGTGGTTGGTTCGGGATCCAGACGCTGTTCGGTGGCCTGGCCATTCACCTGTTTCTGGGCTCGGTGTTCGAGGGCTGGAAAAGCCTGGGGGGTACCGGTGAAGTGATCGGCTTCATGATTTTCTGGGCGCTCAACCTGTGGGTGGTGTTGCGCGGCGCCGAGTCGATCAAGTGGCTGGAAACCCTGTCGGCACCGCTGCTGGTGCTGGTCGGTCTGGGCCTGCTGGTGTGGGCGTTGCCCAACGTGTCGATGACCGAACTGCTGGCCCAGCCACCCAAACGCCCGGAAGGCGCCAGTGTGTATGGTTACTTCTTTGCCGGCCTGACCGCGATGGTGGGGTTCTGGGCCACCTTGTCCCTGAACATCCCGGACTTCAGCCGCTACGCCAAAAGCCAGAAAGACCAGATCCTGGGGCAGATTTTTGGCCTGCCGCTGACCATGTTCCTGTTTGCCGCCCTGGGTGTGGTGATGACCGCCGCGTCGGAAAAACTGGTCGGCGTTACCGTGTCCGACCCGGTCAGCCTGATCGGTCATATCCAGAGCCCGGGTTGGGTGGCACTGGCGATGGCATTGATCATCATTGCCACGCTGTCGACCAACACCGCGGCCAATATCGTATCGCCCACCAATGACTTCCAGAACATCGCCCCCAAGCTGATCAACCGCACCACGGCGGTGATATTGACCGGCCTGGTGGGGCTGGCGCTGATGGCCCATGAACTGCTGAAAAAACTCGGCCTGCTGGTCTCGGACGTGAGCCTGGAGACGGTGTATTCCAACTGGCTGCTGGGTTATTCCAGCCTGCTGGGCCCGATTGCCGGGATCATGGTGGTCGACTATTTCATCATTCGTCAGCAAAAACTCGACCTCGCCGGGCTGTACCGCGACGGCGTGTATCCGGCCTGGCACTGGAACGGTTTTATCGCTTTTGGCGTACCTGTGGTGCTGACCCTGCTGTCACTGGGCAGCAACGCTTTTAGCTGGTTCTACGATTTCGGCTGGTTTACCGGGTCGTTGCTCGGGGCCGGGATTTACTACGCGCTGCACCGTCTGGGCAGCCAGCAGGTCGAGACCGTCGAAGGCTCGGTTTGA
- a CDS encoding ATP-grasp domain-containing protein: MIRVVVVDGFSSGKFLAKKLHEDGCVLFHIASSPDIDGYYYVGFDSAIYERSIVHTQTTCTLLELTHFDPDIIIAGAESGVLLADVLNEQLGLDYANVFSRSLALRNKYQMIQCITEAGLPAPAQCAVDTWRDGKMWVAAHGKYPVVVKPLESAGADGVYICRDLAACKGAFKALMGTRNKLNLDNSQVLFQEYLAGTEYVVNMVSLHGHPLVTEVVKYTKRVLETGSIVYDIDQLLACTDAPYAELVAYTREVVTCLGIRNGPSHAEVMYTEDGPKLVEIAARTDGILRPGVSALTTGLGQIDACALSITRPLEFEQLLASNQDYALFKHTYNVCLINCTEGVFCDEAFVQQLRTLASFFEVVFYVKNGQRIAPTRDVFSQPGTVYLIHDDLAQIEADYARIREMEAAGIYLQESQ, from the coding sequence ATGATCAGGGTCGTCGTGGTGGACGGTTTTTCATCGGGCAAATTCTTGGCGAAAAAGTTACATGAAGACGGTTGCGTTCTATTTCATATTGCCTCCAGTCCTGATATCGATGGCTATTACTACGTCGGGTTTGATTCGGCTATTTATGAACGGTCCATCGTTCACACGCAGACAACGTGCACGTTGTTGGAACTTACGCATTTCGATCCCGATATTATTATTGCGGGTGCCGAAAGCGGGGTGCTGTTAGCCGATGTGTTGAATGAACAGTTGGGGCTGGATTACGCCAATGTTTTTTCCCGGAGCCTGGCGCTCAGAAACAAATACCAGATGATCCAGTGCATTACCGAAGCCGGCTTACCCGCCCCGGCCCAGTGCGCAGTTGATACATGGCGCGACGGCAAAATGTGGGTGGCTGCCCATGGCAAATATCCGGTCGTCGTAAAACCTCTGGAAAGCGCAGGGGCGGACGGCGTTTATATTTGCCGCGATCTGGCAGCGTGCAAGGGTGCATTCAAAGCGCTGATGGGTACGCGCAACAAATTGAATCTCGACAACAGCCAGGTGCTGTTTCAGGAGTATTTGGCGGGTACTGAGTATGTCGTCAACATGGTGTCCTTGCATGGGCATCCGTTGGTCACAGAGGTGGTGAAATACACCAAGCGTGTGCTGGAAACCGGCAGCATCGTATATGACATTGATCAACTGCTTGCTTGCACCGACGCGCCCTATGCTGAGTTGGTGGCTTACACCCGCGAGGTGGTGACGTGCCTGGGTATCCGCAACGGCCCCAGCCATGCCGAGGTCATGTACACCGAGGACGGGCCAAAACTGGTGGAAATTGCAGCGCGTACCGACGGGATTCTCAGGCCCGGTGTCTCGGCGCTGACCACCGGCCTGGGGCAGATCGATGCATGTGCACTGTCCATTACCCGGCCCCTTGAATTTGAGCAACTATTGGCGAGCAATCAGGACTACGCCCTGTTCAAGCACACTTACAACGTGTGCCTGATCAATTGCACTGAAGGTGTTTTCTGCGACGAGGCATTTGTGCAGCAACTGCGCACGCTGGCGTCATTTTTCGAGGTGGTGTTCTACGTTAAAAATGGGCAGCGTATTGCGCCGACCCGGGATGTGTTCAGCCAGCCCGGAACGGTGTATCTGATTCATGACGATCTTGCGCAAATTGAAGCGGATTACGCGCGTATCCGTGAAATGGAAGCAGCCGGAATCTACCTGCAAGAGAGCCAATAA
- a CDS encoding efflux transporter outer membrane subunit: protein MQPRLKRSALLLALALQGCSLAPTYKTPDLQLPEHYREQSSDGPWHSAQPADQLSPQWWRVYQDERLNSLQQQLLKANPDLAAALAHFDAAQAYASQLHAGLFPQVSASGQPLRQRQSDNRPLRGSTQPSVYNSNTAGVALNFDLDLWGKIRNQVAAGDAQAQASADDLAVARLSLQHQLASLYVQVDGLDAQQQILSRSLDDYGQALALTRSRYEGQIASELDLTRAQSQLAEAEAQLDDVRGQRNLAEHAIGELVGEPASSFQLAPGKQTLGLPDPPRTLPSTLLQRRPDIAAAERRVFAANAGIGVAKAAWYPDFSLTGLLGGQTQGSGNLLSAGNRFWALGPLVNLPIFDGGRLDAQERQARAEFAEASAHYRSQVLHAVREVEDNLGQLRDLQQQSLDEQAAANAAEHTRAIATHSYEAGAVSYLDVVTAQTAALQAQRQVQALRTRQLQASVGLLTALGGGWDQSVQNL, encoded by the coding sequence ATGCAGCCAAGGCTTAAACGCAGCGCCCTGTTACTGGCCCTGGCGTTGCAGGGCTGTTCGCTGGCACCGACCTACAAGACCCCCGACCTGCAACTGCCCGAGCACTACCGCGAGCAAAGCAGCGACGGACCGTGGCACAGCGCGCAACCGGCCGACCAGCTGTCACCGCAGTGGTGGCGGGTGTATCAGGACGAACGCCTGAACAGCCTGCAACAGCAGTTGCTCAAGGCCAACCCGGATCTGGCCGCGGCGCTGGCACACTTTGATGCGGCGCAGGCCTATGCCAGCCAGTTGCACGCCGGGCTCTTTCCACAAGTTAGCGCCAGTGGTCAGCCGCTGCGCCAGCGCCAATCAGACAACCGACCGTTGCGCGGCAGTACTCAACCTTCCGTCTACAACAGCAATACGGCGGGGGTTGCGCTGAATTTCGACCTCGACCTGTGGGGCAAAATCCGCAATCAAGTGGCGGCAGGTGATGCCCAGGCCCAGGCCTCGGCGGACGATCTGGCCGTGGCGCGCCTTAGCCTGCAACACCAATTGGCCAGCCTGTATGTGCAAGTTGACGGGCTGGATGCCCAGCAGCAGATCCTGTCCCGCTCGCTGGATGATTACGGCCAGGCCCTGGCATTGACCCGCTCGCGCTATGAAGGGCAAATCGCCTCCGAACTTGACCTGACCCGCGCCCAGAGCCAACTGGCTGAAGCCGAGGCGCAACTGGACGATGTGCGCGGCCAGCGTAACCTGGCCGAACACGCCATTGGCGAACTGGTGGGCGAGCCCGCCAGCAGCTTCCAGCTGGCGCCAGGCAAGCAGACCCTGGGCCTGCCCGACCCGCCGCGCACCTTGCCCAGCACCCTGCTGCAGCGACGCCCCGACATTGCCGCAGCCGAACGCCGGGTATTTGCCGCCAACGCCGGGATCGGCGTGGCGAAAGCGGCCTGGTACCCGGACTTCAGCCTGACCGGCCTGCTGGGCGGGCAAACCCAGGGCAGCGGCAACTTGCTGTCTGCCGGTAATCGGTTCTGGGCGTTGGGGCCGTTGGTCAACCTGCCGATTTTTGACGGTGGCAGGCTGGATGCTCAGGAGCGCCAGGCCAGGGCTGAATTTGCAGAAGCCTCGGCCCACTACCGCAGCCAGGTGTTGCACGCGGTGCGCGAAGTTGAAGATAACCTGGGCCAGCTGCGCGACCTGCAACAGCAAAGCCTCGACGAACAGGCCGCGGCCAACGCGGCCGAACACACCCGGGCCATTGCCACCCACAGCTACGAAGCGGGCGCGGTGAGTTACCTGGACGTCGTCACCGCCCAGACCGCCGCCCTGCAGGCGCAGCGCCAGGTACAAGCCCTGCGCACCCGGCAGTTGCAGGCCAGCGTAGGGTTATTGACGGCCCTAGGGGGTGGTTGGGATCAGTCAGTACAAAACCTGTAG
- a CDS encoding Zn-dependent hydrolase, which produces MNAAQELQQQRPQSINGERLWASLMELAQLGATVKGGVCRLALTDLDRQARDIFVRWCEEAGCTVSVDAVGNIFARRAGRNPELPPVMTGSHIDTQPTGGKFDGCFGVLAGVEVLRTLNDLNIETEAPLEVVVWTNEEGSRFAPCMMGSGVFAEKFTLEETLAKTDAQGVTVGEALDAIGYAGSRKVSGHPVGAYFEAHIEQGPILEDERKTIGVVLGALGQKWFDLNLRGVEAHAGPTPMHLRKDALVGAAAVVAAVNQAALGHQPHACGTVGCLQAYPGSRNVIPGEVRMTLDFRHLLPERLDSMIEQVRGVIEATCKEHGLSFELTPTADFPPLYFNPDCVSAVRDAANELGLSNMDIVSGAGHDAIFLAELGPAGMIFVPCEGGISHNEIENADPKDLAAGCAVLLKAMLAASKTVCSR; this is translated from the coding sequence ATGAACGCTGCACAAGAGCTGCAACAGCAACGCCCGCAATCGATCAACGGCGAGCGCCTGTGGGCCTCGCTGATGGAACTGGCCCAGCTTGGCGCCACGGTCAAAGGCGGCGTGTGCCGCCTGGCCCTGACCGACCTCGACCGTCAGGCCCGGGATATTTTCGTGCGCTGGTGCGAAGAGGCGGGCTGCACCGTCAGCGTGGATGCCGTGGGCAATATCTTTGCCCGCCGCGCCGGGCGCAACCCCGAGTTGCCACCGGTGATGACCGGTAGTCATATCGACACCCAGCCCACGGGCGGCAAGTTTGATGGCTGCTTCGGCGTGCTCGCCGGGGTTGAAGTGCTGCGTACCCTCAACGACCTCAACATCGAGACCGAGGCGCCGCTGGAAGTGGTGGTGTGGACCAACGAAGAGGGCTCGCGATTTGCGCCGTGCATGATGGGCTCCGGGGTGTTTGCAGAAAAATTCACCCTCGAAGAAACCCTGGCCAAAACCGATGCCCAGGGCGTAACCGTGGGTGAAGCCCTGGATGCGATCGGCTATGCCGGCAGCCGCAAGGTCAGCGGGCATCCGGTGGGGGCGTACTTTGAAGCCCATATCGAGCAAGGGCCGATCCTCGAAGACGAGCGCAAGACCATCGGTGTGGTGCTGGGTGCCCTGGGGCAGAAATGGTTCGACCTCAACTTGCGCGGCGTCGAAGCCCATGCCGGGCCGACGCCCATGCATCTGCGCAAGGACGCCCTGGTGGGCGCGGCGGCCGTGGTGGCTGCCGTCAACCAGGCTGCCCTCGGCCACCAGCCCCATGCCTGCGGCACCGTGGGTTGCCTGCAAGCCTACCCGGGTTCGCGCAACGTGATCCCTGGAGAAGTGCGCATGACCCTGGATTTCCGGCATTTGCTGCCCGAGCGCCTGGACTCGATGATCGAACAGGTGCGCGGGGTCATCGAGGCCACCTGCAAAGAGCATGGCCTGAGTTTTGAACTGACGCCCACGGCGGATTTTCCGCCTTTGTACTTCAACCCTGATTGCGTCAGCGCGGTACGCGATGCGGCCAATGAACTGGGCTTGTCGAACATGGATATCGTTAGCGGGGCAGGGCATGACGCCATCTTCCTGGCCGAGTTGGGCCCGGCGGGCATGATATTTGTGCCGTGCGAAGGTGGCATCAGCCACAACGAAATCGAAAACGCCGATCCCAAGGATCTCGCGGCGGGGTGTGCCGTGCTGCTCAAGGCGATGTTGGCGGCTTCGAAAACGGTGTGTAGCCGCTGA
- a CDS encoding DMT family transporter: MSPENLGVVLGLLFCFISAAFDVYVAFMTQTLNTAVVIFYCFVSSTALFFMYGLWVGKHALTSKFQQDWSLVAWINVSVLLNWGGLFYALRFLEPAVVGVASVACGPALTLLVSSFVKGAGKANAMETLIAGLVLLSVAMMLFQSFVGVSGISSTSVEQRLIGIVSVVLCALGTVLYTIISKKMFACHWKTYEILAVRNILMVVICSLFIRFGDASFSLATQWVLPLSVLVVVGHLLPVYLIQKTIFHLSPIAVSFILLTLPVFTLVLQYLDSRVAFSIPSILAVGLIVVLLAWLAISNRRGAK; the protein is encoded by the coding sequence ATGAGTCCTGAGAACTTGGGTGTTGTTTTAGGGTTGTTGTTCTGTTTTATCAGCGCCGCCTTTGATGTTTATGTGGCGTTTATGACGCAGACGCTCAATACTGCGGTGGTCATTTTCTATTGCTTTGTATCGTCTACCGCCCTGTTTTTCATGTATGGCCTCTGGGTGGGCAAGCACGCGTTGACAAGCAAATTTCAGCAAGACTGGTCGCTGGTGGCGTGGATCAATGTTTCGGTTTTATTGAATTGGGGCGGGCTGTTTTATGCCTTGCGCTTTCTCGAGCCGGCCGTAGTGGGAGTTGCTTCGGTGGCCTGCGGCCCGGCCTTGACGTTACTGGTGTCGAGCTTTGTAAAAGGCGCCGGCAAGGCCAACGCCATGGAAACCCTGATTGCAGGCCTGGTATTGCTATCAGTTGCCATGATGCTTTTTCAATCTTTTGTGGGGGTCAGTGGTATTTCGTCAACATCTGTCGAGCAAAGACTTATCGGTATTGTCAGTGTGGTGCTGTGCGCGTTGGGTACAGTGCTTTATACGATTATTTCCAAAAAGATGTTTGCTTGCCACTGGAAAACTTACGAGATCCTGGCTGTCAGGAACATACTGATGGTCGTGATATGCAGTTTGTTCATCCGCTTCGGTGACGCTTCATTCAGTCTCGCCACCCAGTGGGTCTTGCCGCTGTCAGTGCTGGTTGTGGTCGGGCATCTACTGCCTGTTTACCTGATTCAAAAAACGATCTTTCATCTCAGTCCTATAGCGGTGTCATTTATATTGCTGACCCTGCCGGTTTTCACTTTGGTACTTCAATACCTCGATTCGCGGGTGGCGTTTTCAATACCAAGTATTCTGGCGGTCGGTCTTATTGTTGTTCTGCTGGCCTGGCTGGCCATATCCAATAGGCGAGGTGCAAAATGA
- a CDS encoding adenine phosphoribosyltransferase, with translation MLLKEVYESAKIVNMGATRITVNEFTDQLPALRPEVLLEAARGVIEVMDWHVDKIVTEEDKGAPLATAVSILTGIPMAIARWYSYSLDEVNEVCVDFESEYYQGQLYLNGVVAGDRVIIVDDTLSTGGAIISLVEAVRKSGADVVDVVCAIEKVQNKGKKHVFEKTGIAVKTLVRIALSEDKVSVLD, from the coding sequence ATGCTGCTTAAAGAAGTGTACGAGAGCGCTAAAATAGTAAATATGGGTGCGACACGGATCACAGTAAATGAATTTACGGATCAGTTGCCAGCTTTGAGACCTGAGGTGCTCCTTGAAGCCGCCCGTGGTGTTATCGAAGTTATGGACTGGCATGTTGATAAAATTGTGACAGAAGAGGATAAGGGGGCGCCGCTGGCAACAGCAGTTTCCATATTGACGGGTATTCCGATGGCTATTGCTAGGTGGTACAGCTACAGCCTTGATGAAGTGAATGAGGTCTGTGTGGATTTTGAGTCGGAATATTATCAAGGGCAGCTTTATCTAAATGGTGTTGTCGCGGGTGATAGAGTGATTATTGTGGATGATACGCTTAGCACGGGAGGCGCGATTATTTCATTGGTGGAGGCTGTTCGGAAAAGTGGCGCTGACGTGGTTGATGTAGTGTGCGCAATTGAGAAAGTGCAAAATAAAGGCAAAAAGCATGTTTTTGAAAAAACGGGCATTGCAGTTAAAACGCTGGTCAGGATTGCTCTGTCCGAAGATAAAGTCTCAGTGTTGGACTGA
- a CDS encoding NAD(P)-dependent oxidoreductase: MIKSLNHLPHPHENAQVLASHFTDLAPPLSARQAVLESSRCLYCYDAPCVNACPSDIDIPSFIRNIQQENVQGAAQKILSANILGGSCARVCPTEVLCQQACVRNNTQECAPVLIGLLQRYAVDHAQFSEHPFKRAAPTGKRIAVVGAGPAGLACAHRLALHGHEVVIFEAREKSGGLNEYGIAKYKLVDDFAQREVDFVLQVGGIEVRHGQRLGDNLSLSELHAQFDSVFLGLGLAASRQLGLPHEDAPGLLAATDYIRELRQSDDLTQLPLAERCIVLGAGNTAIDMAVQMARLGAREVNLVYRRGLEDMGATAHEQDIAKANQVRLMTWAQPQDVLLDNTGKVRGMRFARTRLENGHLVTTGETFELAADAVFKAIGQTFDDATLSDPLAQALIRVGDRIEVDEQLRTSVPGIYAGGDCTSLGQDLTVQAVQHGKLAAEAMHAQLMLDQEAA; this comes from the coding sequence GTGATCAAGTCCCTGAATCATTTACCGCATCCGCACGAAAATGCGCAGGTGCTGGCCAGCCATTTTACCGATCTGGCCCCTCCCCTCAGCGCTCGCCAGGCCGTACTGGAAAGCTCACGCTGCCTGTACTGCTACGACGCGCCATGCGTCAACGCCTGCCCCAGCGACATCGATATCCCGTCGTTTATTCGCAATATTCAGCAGGAAAACGTCCAGGGTGCAGCGCAGAAAATTCTCTCGGCCAATATCCTCGGCGGCAGTTGTGCCCGGGTATGCCCGACCGAAGTACTGTGCCAGCAAGCCTGCGTGCGCAACAACACGCAAGAGTGCGCGCCGGTGCTGATCGGTTTGTTACAGCGCTATGCCGTGGACCACGCACAGTTCAGCGAGCACCCCTTCAAGCGCGCCGCGCCCACCGGCAAACGCATCGCCGTGGTCGGTGCCGGGCCGGCTGGCCTGGCGTGCGCTCATCGCCTGGCGCTACACGGCCATGAGGTGGTGATTTTCGAAGCCCGGGAAAAATCCGGCGGGCTCAATGAGTACGGGATTGCCAAATATAAGCTGGTGGACGATTTTGCCCAGCGAGAGGTGGATTTCGTGCTGCAGGTCGGCGGCATTGAAGTGCGCCACGGCCAGCGCCTGGGCGACAACCTGAGCCTGAGCGAGCTGCATGCGCAATTCGATTCGGTATTCCTCGGCCTGGGGCTGGCAGCCAGTCGCCAGCTGGGCCTGCCCCACGAAGACGCGCCAGGGCTGCTGGCCGCCACTGACTACATCCGCGAACTGCGCCAGAGCGACGACTTGACCCAATTACCCCTGGCCGAGCGCTGCATTGTGCTGGGCGCGGGCAACACGGCCATCGACATGGCGGTGCAAATGGCCCGGCTGGGCGCCCGGGAAGTGAACCTCGTGTATCGCCGCGGGCTTGAGGACATGGGCGCCACCGCGCACGAGCAGGACATTGCCAAGGCCAATCAGGTGCGGCTGATGACCTGGGCGCAGCCACAAGACGTGTTGCTGGACAACACCGGCAAGGTGCGCGGCATGCGCTTTGCCCGCACACGTCTGGAGAACGGGCACCTGGTGACCACCGGCGAAACCTTCGAGCTGGCCGCAGACGCGGTGTTCAAGGCCATCGGCCAGACCTTTGACGATGCCACCCTCAGCGATCCACTGGCGCAAGCGCTCATCCGCGTGGGCGATCGCATCGAAGTGGACGAACAACTGCGCACCAGCGTGCCCGGAATCTATGCCGGGGGCGACTGCACCTCCCTGGGGCAAGACCTGACCGTACAGGCCGTACAACACGGCAAGCTGGCCGCAGAAGCCATGCATGCCCAACTCATGCTTGATCAGGAGGCTGCGTAA
- a CDS encoding cysteine synthase family protein, which translates to MSLDDIGNTSLVELKRLARNGGRMFSKCEFMNPSGSHKDRTYLNIITSLEREGVIHKGMTLVDCSTGNGGAALAWIGKEKGYSIKIFMPEGMTQERKDQIRSYGAHVIETPKESFLAGAVDAAKEYIKDNDSHKVYFLDQSSTLLNKLAWHACGNEIVEALRDYGVVPDYFVCALGTGGTFSGISEVLKQQYKNIRTVGIEVESSAPLYAARQGGSSSIALTISWGWERVCCRLIPGLI; encoded by the coding sequence GTGAGTCTGGATGATATTGGGAATACGTCGTTAGTCGAATTGAAGAGGCTTGCTCGTAATGGGGGGCGTATGTTTTCGAAATGCGAGTTTATGAATCCCTCCGGCAGTCATAAGGATCGAACTTATTTGAATATTATTACCTCGCTAGAGCGCGAAGGTGTTATTCATAAAGGCATGACGCTGGTTGATTGTTCGACCGGTAATGGTGGAGCGGCGCTTGCGTGGATTGGCAAGGAAAAAGGTTACTCCATAAAAATATTCATGCCTGAAGGTATGACGCAAGAGCGCAAAGACCAAATAAGGTCTTATGGAGCACATGTGATTGAAACGCCGAAAGAGAGCTTTTTGGCAGGAGCTGTCGATGCTGCCAAGGAGTATATTAAAGATAATGATTCTCATAAGGTCTATTTTTTAGATCAGTCGAGTACGCTGCTTAACAAATTGGCGTGGCATGCATGTGGGAATGAAATTGTAGAAGCGCTTCGTGATTACGGTGTGGTGCCTGACTATTTTGTGTGTGCCCTCGGTACAGGAGGAACGTTCTCGGGTATTTCTGAAGTGCTGAAGCAGCAATATAAAAATATTCGAACCGTCGGTATTGAAGTGGAAAGTTCAGCTCCGCTGTATGCCGCAAGACAGGGGGGGAGTTCAAGCATTGCCCTCACAATCTCATGGGGTTGGGAGCGGGTGTGTTGTCGGTTAATACCCGGCCTGATTTGA
- the hydA gene encoding dihydropyrimidinase, producing MSLLIRGATLVTHDESYCADVYCADGLVRAIGTDLDVPADCEVLDGSGQYLIPGGIDPHTHMQLPFMGTVASEDFFSGTAAGLAGGTTSIIDFVIPNPQQSLLEAFHQWRGWAEKSAADYGFHVAITWWSEQVREEMAELVSHHGINSFKHFMAYKNAIMAADDTLVASFERCLELGAVPTVHAENGELVYHLQRKLMAQGMTGPEAHPLSRPSQVEGEAASRAIRIAQTIGTPLYLVHVSTREALDEITYARSQGQPVYGEVLAGHLLLDDSVYQHPDWQTAAGYVMSPPFRPRGHQEALWHGLQSGNLHTTATDHCCFCAEQKAAGRDDFSKIPNGTAGIEDRMALLWDEGVNTGRLSMQEFVALTSTNTAKIFNIYPRKGTIRVGADADLVLWDPLGTRTISAKTHHQNVDFNIFEGKTVRGVPSHTISQGRLVWVDGDLRAERGAGRYIERAAYPAVFDLLKKRAEHQQPVAVKR from the coding sequence ATGTCGCTGTTAATCCGTGGCGCTACGCTTGTGACCCATGATGAAAGTTATTGTGCGGATGTTTATTGTGCTGACGGTCTAGTCCGCGCAATTGGTACTGATCTTGATGTTCCTGCAGACTGCGAAGTGCTCGATGGCAGCGGCCAGTATTTGATACCGGGTGGTATTGACCCCCACACTCACATGCAATTGCCATTTATGGGCACCGTCGCCAGCGAAGACTTTTTCAGTGGCACCGCAGCCGGTCTGGCCGGCGGTACTACATCGATTATCGACTTTGTCATTCCCAACCCGCAGCAGTCCCTGCTGGAGGCTTTTCATCAGTGGCGCGGCTGGGCCGAAAAGTCGGCAGCCGACTACGGCTTTCATGTCGCCATCACCTGGTGGAGCGAGCAGGTACGCGAAGAGATGGCCGAGCTGGTCAGCCATCACGGCATCAACAGCTTCAAGCACTTCATGGCCTACAAGAACGCGATCATGGCCGCCGACGACACCCTGGTGGCCAGCTTCGAGCGTTGCCTGGAACTGGGCGCGGTCCCCACTGTGCATGCCGAAAACGGCGAACTGGTGTACCACCTGCAACGCAAACTCATGGCCCAGGGCATGACCGGGCCGGAAGCGCACCCGCTGTCGCGCCCTTCCCAGGTGGAAGGCGAAGCTGCCAGCCGGGCGATCCGCATTGCCCAGACCATTGGCACGCCGTTGTATCTGGTGCATGTGTCGACCCGTGAAGCACTCGACGAAATTACCTACGCCCGCAGTCAGGGCCAACCGGTATATGGCGAAGTACTGGCCGGGCATTTGCTGCTGGATGACAGCGTGTACCAGCACCCCGACTGGCAAACGGCGGCCGGTTATGTGATGAGCCCGCCCTTCCGCCCCCGCGGGCATCAGGAAGCCCTGTGGCACGGCCTGCAGTCCGGCAACCTGCACACCACCGCCACCGACCATTGCTGCTTTTGTGCCGAGCAAAAGGCCGCCGGGCGCGATGATTTCAGCAAGATCCCCAACGGCACCGCGGGGATCGAAGACCGCATGGCGCTGTTGTGGGATGAAGGGGTGAATACCGGGCGTTTGTCGATGCAGGAGTTCGTCGCGCTGACCTCCACCAACACCGCGAAGATTTTCAATATCTACCCGCGCAAAGGCACGATCCGGGTAGGAGCCGATGCCGATCTGGTGCTGTGGGACCCTTTGGGCACGCGCACCATTTCCGCCAAGACTCACCACCAGAACGTCGATTTCAATATTTTTGAAGGTAAAACCGTGCGTGGCGTGCCCAGCCATACCATCAGCCAGGGTCGCCTGGTGTGGGTCGATGGCGACCTGCGGGCCGAGCGCGGCGCCGGGCGCTATATCGAACGTGCGGCCTACCCCGCCGTGTTCGACTTGTTGAAAAAACGCGCCGAGCACCAGCAGCCGGTGGCTGTTAAGCGCTGA